From Salinibacterium sp. ZJ450, one genomic window encodes:
- a CDS encoding AAA family ATPase: MKINRLELAGFGPYKRAQSVDFDSYADDGIFLITGKTGAGKSSILDAICFALYNSVPRYDGTQTQLRSHHCEPDDPSYVELDFTVGDQRYRVRRTPEYERPKARGTGTTTQKADAQLSSWHDGDWQGIAARPVDVAQELSRIVALSKDQFLQVILLAQNRFQQFLLAKNDERQAVLRTLFGTDRFERYETAIVDRVKALEAKLGSAVDELDHDQQRARDLLGTTASAEVVVITSGPTDDAAVAATDGSTALALDSTAAPDLTWFAAALAALTGVLEQATADAERAREQADGAASAHQSLLLTQQRQTRRDAALEKLATFGAQTGEIDSSRVALQSAVRAAAVWPHVTARREAAVALEAVQADESTARGVYGTFGDEATDAASLTAVTDELTRTLGALDEVLRDETGLPALDESLAELRTTIDGLDESLTAAAARAINLPVRLTEIGEALTAAKVEAGRQTDAAATVDRLSKARAAAVEAGGLEPKVTAAQTRELESARAHTVASGLVEQLLTARLRGAAGDLAEKLQEGEPCAVCGSTEHPNPAQSSEDSVSDVDIDAARDQLDEARAAMEAALAEARELANRLTEARARAEQRTVEAIDELLAAAHKALATSTDAAAEATRLENEQVALRGDLVTLAAEQQALRTERDRVETERVAAQARRSELVERIERQRADHESVASRVAALHRHLEAARQLERAIDDRVARTTALDTAMTALQVQLAEHDFADEHAVDSARLDSAERASLEQRIRDHEQGIATARATLAEPDLADLPDEPVSTDAAAEHLTACRAAHSTATEAQGSVRERHAQLERLVTDVERRLASSAALRDEYEQVRSLADAVQGGKSNTKRMRLETYVLAAQLEEIVAAANGRLRTMTSGRYELQHDDSVQYRNTRSGLGLAILDQHTGRARATHSLSGGETFLASLALALGLAEVVTNQAGGITLDTLFVDEGFGSLDGETLEIAMSTLDSLRAGGRTIGLISHVEAMKEQIPAKLRISVTDAGWSEIDCRTGQR, from the coding sequence ATGAAGATCAACCGCCTCGAACTCGCCGGCTTCGGCCCGTACAAGCGGGCGCAGAGCGTCGACTTCGACTCCTACGCCGACGACGGCATCTTCCTGATCACCGGCAAGACCGGGGCCGGCAAGTCGAGCATCCTCGATGCGATCTGTTTCGCCCTCTACAACTCGGTGCCGCGCTACGACGGCACCCAGACCCAGCTGCGCAGCCACCACTGCGAGCCCGACGACCCCAGCTACGTCGAGCTCGACTTCACCGTCGGCGACCAGCGGTACCGGGTGCGGCGCACCCCCGAGTACGAACGCCCCAAGGCCCGCGGCACCGGCACCACCACGCAGAAGGCCGACGCCCAGCTCTCCTCCTGGCACGACGGCGACTGGCAGGGAATCGCGGCTCGGCCGGTCGACGTCGCGCAGGAGCTGAGCCGCATCGTTGCGCTCAGCAAGGACCAGTTCCTGCAGGTGATCCTGCTCGCGCAGAACCGCTTCCAGCAGTTCCTGCTCGCCAAGAACGACGAACGCCAGGCCGTGCTGCGCACACTCTTCGGCACCGACCGATTCGAACGCTACGAGACCGCGATCGTCGATCGCGTCAAGGCGCTCGAAGCCAAGCTCGGCAGCGCGGTCGACGAGCTCGATCACGATCAGCAGCGGGCGCGGGACTTGCTCGGTACGACGGCTTCGGCCGAAGTAGTGGTGATCACATCGGGGCCGACCGACGATGCGGCCGTGGCAGCCACCGACGGATCCACCGCGCTCGCTCTCGACAGCACCGCGGCTCCCGACCTGACCTGGTTCGCCGCCGCGCTTGCCGCACTGACCGGCGTTCTCGAGCAGGCGACCGCCGACGCCGAGCGGGCACGCGAGCAAGCGGATGGCGCGGCATCCGCCCACCAGTCACTGCTGCTCACCCAGCAGCGGCAGACCCGCCGCGATGCCGCGCTCGAGAAGCTCGCAACGTTCGGCGCGCAAACCGGCGAGATCGACTCCAGCCGGGTCGCCCTACAGTCCGCGGTGCGGGCGGCCGCTGTCTGGCCGCATGTCACGGCACGCCGTGAGGCGGCGGTCGCACTCGAGGCGGTGCAGGCCGACGAGAGCACCGCGCGTGGCGTGTACGGCACGTTCGGCGATGAGGCGACGGATGCCGCGAGCCTGACCGCCGTCACCGACGAGCTCACACGCACCCTCGGCGCGCTAGACGAAGTGCTGCGCGACGAGACCGGCTTGCCGGCGCTCGACGAATCGCTCGCGGAACTCCGCACGACGATTGACGGTCTCGACGAGTCGCTTACCGCCGCGGCGGCCCGCGCCATAAACCTGCCGGTGCGCCTCACCGAGATCGGTGAAGCCCTGACGGCCGCCAAGGTTGAGGCCGGACGGCAGACAGATGCCGCAGCGACCGTCGACCGGCTGTCGAAAGCGCGGGCGGCCGCGGTCGAGGCTGGTGGACTCGAGCCGAAGGTCACCGCCGCGCAGACCCGCGAGCTCGAAAGCGCTCGGGCGCACACGGTCGCGTCCGGTCTGGTGGAGCAGCTGCTCACCGCCCGGCTGCGCGGTGCCGCGGGCGACCTCGCCGAGAAGCTGCAGGAGGGGGAGCCCTGCGCGGTGTGCGGGTCGACCGAGCACCCGAACCCGGCTCAGTCGAGCGAGGACTCGGTGTCCGACGTGGACATCGACGCCGCCCGTGACCAGCTCGACGAGGCACGCGCGGCGATGGAAGCTGCACTCGCCGAGGCTCGCGAGCTTGCCAACCGGCTGACCGAAGCGCGCGCCCGGGCCGAGCAGCGCACCGTCGAGGCGATCGATGAACTGCTGGCCGCTGCCCACAAGGCGCTCGCAACCTCAACCGATGCTGCGGCCGAGGCGACCCGACTCGAGAATGAGCAGGTCGCCCTGCGCGGCGACCTCGTGACGCTCGCCGCGGAACAGCAGGCGCTCCGCACCGAACGGGACCGTGTCGAGACGGAGCGGGTCGCCGCCCAGGCACGACGCTCGGAACTGGTCGAGCGTATCGAACGTCAGCGTGCCGACCACGAGTCCGTGGCCAGTCGCGTCGCCGCGCTGCACCGCCACCTCGAGGCCGCGCGTCAACTGGAACGCGCAATCGATGACCGCGTCGCCCGCACCACGGCACTCGACACGGCGATGACCGCGCTGCAGGTGCAGCTGGCCGAGCACGACTTCGCTGACGAACACGCCGTCGACTCCGCCCGTCTCGACTCCGCTGAGCGGGCCAGCCTCGAACAGCGGATCCGCGACCACGAGCAGGGCATCGCCACCGCGCGGGCAACTCTCGCCGAGCCCGACCTCGCGGATCTGCCCGACGAACCGGTGTCGACGGATGCCGCGGCCGAGCATCTCACAGCATGCCGGGCAGCGCACTCCACGGCGACCGAGGCTCAGGGAAGCGTCCGCGAGCGGCACGCCCAGCTCGAGCGACTCGTCACCGACGTGGAGCGGCGGCTCGCGTCATCCGCTGCCCTGCGTGATGAGTACGAGCAGGTGCGCTCGCTGGCCGACGCGGTGCAGGGCGGCAAGTCCAACACCAAGCGCATGCGGCTCGAGACCTATGTGCTTGCGGCGCAGCTCGAGGAGATCGTCGCGGCCGCGAACGGGCGTCTGCGCACCATGACCTCCGGCCGATACGAACTGCAGCACGACGATTCGGTGCAGTACCGCAACACTCGATCGGGGCTGGGGCTGGCGATCCTGGATCAGCACACCGGTCGAGCCCGCGCCACGCATTCGCTGTCGGGAGGGGAGACCTTTCTTGCATCGCTGGCATTGGCGCTGGGGCTCGCGGAGGTCGTCACCAATCAGGCCGGCGGCATCACGCTGGACACCCTGTTCGTTGACGAGGGCTTCGGCTCGCTCGACGGCGAAACCCTCGAGATCGCGATGAGCACCCTGGACTCGCTGCGCGCGGGCGGACGCACAATCGGTCTCATCAGTCATGTCGAGGCGATGAAGGAGCAGATCCCGGCGAAGCTGCGGATCAGCGTGACCGATGCCGGGTGGAGCGAGATCGACTGCCGCACTGGACAGCGATGA
- a CDS encoding YccF domain-containing protein → MKTLLNLIWLILSGFWLFLGYLLAAVIMFVLIVTIPWGIAAARIGVYALWPFGKTVVDKPTAGIGSVLGNVVWVILAGWWLAIGHILSGIALCITIIGIPFGIANFKMVPISLLPLGKDIVDQ, encoded by the coding sequence ATGAAGACGCTCCTCAACCTGATCTGGCTGATCCTGTCCGGGTTCTGGCTGTTCCTTGGCTACCTGCTCGCAGCGGTGATCATGTTCGTGCTGATCGTCACGATCCCGTGGGGCATCGCCGCCGCGCGCATCGGCGTCTACGCGCTCTGGCCGTTTGGCAAGACCGTGGTGGACAAACCCACCGCGGGTATTGGCTCGGTGCTCGGCAACGTGGTCTGGGTCATTCTCGCCGGGTGGTGGCTCGCAATCGGGCACATCCTGAGCGGCATCGCCCTGTGCATCACGATCATCGGCATCCCGTTCGGCATCGCGAACTTCAAAATGGTGCCCATCTCCCTGCTGCCGCTCGGCAAGGACATCGTCGACCAGTAG
- a CDS encoding M28 family metallopeptidase, whose protein sequence is MSQVIRSRGIALATAAAFAIALIPAGAAAAAPAAKCDNRTNNTISKLLECVDADGAMEHLEAFQQIADENGGTRAAGLPGYEASVEYVTDTLEAAGWNVTIDEFDFTFVGPSTLTQLTPVNAEYETGPFTGSGPGDVTAAVTAVDIQLGLGNTSTSGCEAADFAGFPAGSIALIQRGTCPFGDKALNAEAAGAAGVIIFNQGNTATADRQDLIVGTLGGSDIVGIPVVGASYEQGVALSQAGSTAHVFVPMPEQRPQKNVIAELPGKNTDNVVMAGAHLDSVQAGPGINDNGSGSASLLELAQSMSKVKPENTVRLAWWGAEEAGLLGSQAYVDGLSQAEKDRIALYLNFDMVASPNYIFMIYDGDQSGFAAPVVVPEGSVQIEDLFESYFTSVGQPYDDAEFSGRSDYEAFILAGIPAGGLFTGAEVIKTAEQQAIWGGVAGESYDQCYHQACDTIDNVSVEALDVNIDAIALSVLTYSYSTESVNGVKGKTIPGGLTLPAPAGPQGTVGSGGGHSHGLEN, encoded by the coding sequence ATGTCACAAGTCATTAGATCCCGTGGGATCGCGTTAGCGACGGCTGCGGCCTTCGCCATCGCCCTGATCCCGGCTGGGGCGGCAGCGGCTGCTCCCGCAGCGAAGTGCGACAACCGTACCAACAACACCATCTCCAAGTTGCTCGAGTGCGTCGACGCTGACGGTGCGATGGAGCACCTCGAGGCGTTCCAGCAGATCGCCGACGAAAACGGCGGCACCAGGGCTGCCGGCCTGCCCGGCTACGAGGCGAGCGTCGAGTACGTCACCGACACCCTGGAAGCCGCCGGGTGGAACGTGACGATCGACGAGTTCGACTTCACGTTCGTCGGACCGTCGACACTGACGCAGCTGACCCCCGTGAATGCGGAGTACGAGACTGGGCCGTTCACCGGCAGCGGCCCGGGTGACGTGACGGCCGCCGTCACGGCAGTCGACATTCAGCTCGGCCTCGGCAACACGTCGACCAGTGGCTGCGAAGCGGCCGACTTCGCTGGATTCCCGGCCGGTTCGATCGCTCTCATCCAGCGCGGAACGTGCCCGTTCGGCGACAAGGCCCTCAATGCCGAAGCAGCGGGTGCCGCCGGAGTGATCATCTTCAACCAAGGCAACACCGCCACTGCCGACCGCCAGGATCTCATCGTCGGCACGCTCGGCGGGTCGGACATCGTCGGCATCCCCGTGGTCGGAGCAAGCTACGAGCAGGGCGTGGCCCTCTCGCAGGCGGGATCGACGGCCCACGTCTTCGTGCCCATGCCCGAGCAGCGTCCGCAGAAGAACGTGATCGCGGAGCTTCCCGGCAAGAACACCGACAACGTCGTCATGGCCGGCGCGCACCTCGACTCGGTGCAGGCAGGCCCCGGCATCAACGACAACGGCAGCGGTTCCGCTTCGCTGCTCGAGCTCGCCCAGAGCATGTCGAAGGTGAAGCCCGAGAACACCGTGCGCCTCGCGTGGTGGGGTGCTGAGGAGGCAGGCCTGCTGGGCTCGCAGGCCTACGTCGACGGTCTCTCTCAGGCCGAGAAGGACCGCATCGCGCTGTACCTCAACTTCGACATGGTCGCGTCGCCGAACTACATCTTCATGATCTACGACGGTGACCAGTCGGGCTTCGCGGCGCCGGTCGTCGTGCCCGAGGGCTCGGTGCAGATCGAGGACCTCTTCGAGAGCTACTTCACGAGCGTGGGGCAGCCCTATGACGACGCCGAGTTCAGCGGTCGTAGCGATTACGAAGCCTTTATCCTCGCGGGCATCCCGGCCGGTGGTCTGTTCACGGGCGCCGAGGTTATCAAGACGGCGGAGCAGCAGGCGATCTGGGGTGGTGTCGCGGGTGAGTCGTACGACCAGTGCTACCACCAGGCGTGCGACACGATCGACAACGTGAGCGTCGAGGCGCTCGACGTGAACATCGATGCGATCGCGCTCTCCGTGCTCACCTACTCGTACTCCACGGAGTCGGTGAACGGTGTCAAGGGCAAGACGATCCCGGGTGGTCTCACTCTCCCGGCGCCCGCCGGTCCCCAGGGCACCGTCGGCAGCGGCGGCGGCCACTCGCACGGTTTGGAGAACTGA